One window from the genome of Nicotiana sylvestris chromosome 9, ASM39365v2, whole genome shotgun sequence encodes:
- the LOC138878381 gene encoding uncharacterized protein: MVGKGCDEYLAYVRDVSIDTPTIESVLVVRDFPDVFATDLPGYYRRFVEGFSSIATPMTRLTQKGSPFRWIEECEGSFQKLKIALATAPILRRWLEILKDYYITILYHPEKANVVADTLSRREERLGRLAYLPVAERPLTLDVQVLANQFVRFDISEPSRVLACVVFQSSLYNHIRERQYDDPHMLVLKYTVQHNDAKEVTIGDDGVLRMHDRLCVPNVDGLRELILQ, encoded by the exons atggttgggaaggggtgtgacgagtatctagcttatgtgagagatgtcagtattgatacccctacaattgAGTCAGTCctagtagtgagggatttcccaGATGTATTTGcaactgatcttccgg ggtattatcgtcgatttgtagagggtttctcatctattgcaacacctatgactaggctgacccagaagggttctcCATTTAGGTGGATAGAAGAGTGTGAGGGgagcttccaaaagctcaagatagctttggcTACGGCTCCAATATtg cggaggtggttggagataCTTAAGGATTATTATATCACTATTCTATACCATCccgagaaggccaatgtggtggccgatacctTGAGTCGTAGGGAAGAGAGATTGGGGAGATTAGCATATCTACCAGTAGCAGAGAGGCCATTAACATTGGATGTTCAGgtcttggccaaccagtttgttagatttgatatttctgagccgagtcgagttttggcttgtgtggtcttCCAGTCTTCTCTTTATAatcatatcagggagcgtcagtatgatgacccccatatGCTTGTCCTCAAGTACACGGTTCAGCATAATGATGCTAAAGAggttactattggggatgatggtgtattgagaatGCATGACAGgttgtgtgtgcccaatgtagatggattgcgtgagttgattctccaGTAG